The genomic region GGGTTCAAGGTTTGGATTCGAAGTTTGAGGTTTAAGgatcaaatttgagatttagagtttaaggtttagaaattagggtttcaatttttgaatttggattCGAGGTTTGAGATTTGAGGTTTAGGGTTCGAGATTTAGAATTTATGATTtaggttaaaaaaattaccaaaattatgtatcaatgacataaaaaaattgttgaaacaccgttaaataattaaaaaaaggataTAGGATGACGTGATGCACTATTTCATACCATCCTTTCTCATAAAATAGATAGGAAGAATAAAAATAACCTTTAGCGATTATATCATAGGAtgacttttatatataatatatacggTATAGTTATGTATTATTACTCCTGGAATCTGGAATTCATGCAGATGAAAGGATGTGAAAGAAGTTGCGAAGCGGTCCATCTCTTGCTAGGTTCCTTTTGCAAGCAGCAATTGATAAAGCTCCTGAAATCCTCCGATGCTTCTTTGGGCAAGCTTGGAGCATCTCCAAAGCGCATAAGCAGCACTAGCTGCATCCAGTTGGGCTTTTCTCCTGTTGGGAGAAATGGGAAATGGCCTACATAAAACTCCAATAAAGTTACACCCAAGCTCCAAATATCAGCAGCAAATACATACCTAGAATTGTAACCATTGGAGTCCAATCTTTCCGGACTCATATAGGCATAGGTACCCACATAGATATCCCAAAACTCCGGTGATTCATTCTCTCTTATTATCTTGCTTACACCAAAATCACAAATTTTCACATTCATGCTTTGATCCACCAACAGATTCGAAGGCTTAATATCCAAATGAACAATACTGAAGGCATGAAGGTAATTGAGGCCACTAAGGACTTGATAGGCGATGTGGGAAATTGAGGATTCGGAGAAAGGACCATTTGCTTTAACAAGTGTATCAAGTGTTCCCGCATCCATATACTTCATCACAATTGCTTTTTCACCTGAGACTGATTCATAGGTTCCAAGGCATTCGATAATGAAAGGAGAGTCCGTCGAATGCATGATTTTGATTTCATGGGAAGGGTCCCCGCCACGGATAATTTTCAGAGCATAGATTGCTGAAGTTTGCCTGTGGCGCACCTTGTAAACGGTGCCATAGTTACCATGGCCTAAAACACAAAGCTtttccaaatgaagaagatcAGCTACTTCTTGGGTTGCATTCATTATCGGCTTACAATTCTTGACTTCTGGAACAGTAAGCTGGAGAC from Gossypium raimondii isolate GPD5lz chromosome 1, ASM2569854v1, whole genome shotgun sequence harbors:
- the LOC105787022 gene encoding mitogen-activated protein kinase kinase 7, translating into MSLVKHRLQLSLQLTVPEVKNCKPIMNATQEVADLLHLEKLCVLGHGNYGTVYKVRHRQTSAIYALKIIRGGDPSHEIKIMHSTDSPFIIECLGTYESVSGEKAIVMKYMDAGTLDTLVKANGPFSESSISHIAYQVLSGLNYLHAFSIVHLDIKPSNLLVDQSMNVKICDFGVSKIIRENESPEFWDIYVGTYAYMSPERLDSNGYNSRYVFAADIWSLGVTLLEFYVGHFPFLPTGEKPNWMQLVLLMRFGDAPSLPKEASEDFRSFINCCLQKEPSKRWTASQLLSHPFICMNSRFQE